From a single Gadus morhua chromosome 3, gadMor3.0, whole genome shotgun sequence genomic region:
- the opn6a gene encoding opsin 6, group member a yields MSAFIGFQGASTHWRNNYTLPARDPPLSDQGETIIGVYLLVLGWLSWFGNSIVLFVLYKQRASLQPTDYLTLNLAFSDASISVFGYSRGIIEIFNVFKDNGYLVSSVWTCQVDGFFTLVFGLSSINTLTIISMTRYVRGCHPTRAHLINNTTILVCLVCIWASAAFWSGAPLVGWGSYTDRGYGTCEIDWAKASYSSVYKSYIISILVSCFLLPVSVMLFSYVSIINTVKRGNALTADGDISERQRKIERDVTIVSIVICTAFILAWSPYAVVSMWSAWGFQVPVLTSIFTRLFAKSASFYNPLIYFGLSSKFRSDVAVLLPCTPHAREAVRLKRFRPSPQPAAARAPLNARERKYAAPGEPGPPREPCVPPSPPMDSGLGSPPPPADPPSQTDGESICVRL; encoded by the exons ATGTCGGCGTTTATCGGCTTCCAGGGGGCCAGCACCCACTGGAGAAACAACTACACCCTGCCCGCCCGCGACCCCCCTCTGTcggaccagggggagaccatCATCGGGGTCTACCTGCTTGTTCTTG GCTGGCTGTCCTGGTTTGGGAACAGCATCGTTCTGTTTGTGTTGTACAAGCAGCGTGCCTCGCTCCAGCCCACGGACTATCTAACCCTTAACCTGGCCTTCTCCGACGCCAGCATCTCCGTGTTCGGGTACTCCCGGGGAATCATCGAGATCTTCAACGTCTTCAAGGACAACGGCTACCTGGTGTCCTCCGTCTGGACCTGCCAG GTGGATGGCTTCTTCACGCTGGTGTTTGGGCTGAGCAGCATCAACACCCTCACCATCATCAGCATGACACGCTACGTCAGAGGCTGTCACCCCACCCGAG CTCACCtcatcaacaacaccaccatccTCGTGTGTCTGGTCTGCATCTGGGCCAGTGCTGCCTTCTGGTCTGGAGCGCCCCTAGTGGGCTGGGGGAGCTACACAG ACCGCGGCTACGGGACCTGTGAGATAGACTGGGCTAAAGCCAGCTACTCCAGCGTCTACAAGTCCTACATCATCTCCATCCTGGTGAGCTGCTTCCTGCTGCCCGTGTCTGTCATGCTGTTCTCCTACGTGTCCATCATCAACACCGTGAAGCGAGGGAACGCCCTCACAGCCGACGGAGACATCAGCGAACGCCAGcgcaagatagagagagacgtcACCata GTGTCCATCGTGATCTGCACGGCCTTCATCCTGGCCTGGTCTCCGTACGCCGTGGTGTCCATGTGGTCCGCCTGGGGCTTCCAGGTGCCGGTGCTCACCAGCATCTTCACGCGCCTCTTCGCCAAGTCGGCCAGCTTCTACAACCCGCTCATCTACTTCGGCCTCAGCTCCAAGTTCCGCAGCGACGTGGCCGTGCTGCTGCCCTGCACGCCGCACGCCCGCGAGGCCGTGCGCCTCAAACGCTTCAGGCCCAGCCCCCAGCCGGCCGCCGCCCGGGCCCCGCTCAACGCCAGGGAGAGGAAGTACGCGGCCCCCGGGGAGCCGGGGCCCCCGAGGGAGCCCTGCGTTCCCCCGAGCCCGCCCATGGACTCAGGCCTcggcagcccccccccgcccgccgacCCGCCCTCGCAGACCGACGGAGAGTCGATATGCGTCAGACTTTGA